CTGTTATGGAGTCTTAGCAATCCATTAGCCGATTTTTAGATTGGATCGCGATACCTTTGAAAGGTCATGTTTGTTTGGACATAACTTCTTAGCCTTTGAAATGTCGTGTCTGCTGAAACACCTTCTCTATATATTACTAAACGTGTACATTCAATTCAgaacttcatcttccattttttgtctttttttaagaGAAATACAGCcactctttctaattttttcctaaAGAGATCTTGAAGAAATACGATAATTGCTATTTACTATTATCaccgagactttgttgtatcatAGAGGATATTTGCTGGAAATCATTAGCAATATTGTGaggcaaataaatccttaaagagagtaTTATCACACCTCAAAGTCTGATTCCATTATTCATCTTATCCTACACTAAATTTCCAACGTTACGGACGTGTTTACGCTTTGAATACACATGAAATGCCGGATCTGTCGTGTATCCATTAATCGCCTTTAGCTCGAGGTTCATTTTGTCTCtctaaagaagggaaaaggatgaagaggaagaggaaaagaaagaaaggttcTAAAAACCTTGTAAATAGGCTGGTTTTGTCTTTCCTTGTTTATGAATATTGAATACTTGGTCGCAGTTCGAGCcttttgtatctagcaatattaCCTATAGGGGtgtgaatatgtgattttaaacaattttgactagaaCATGCGGAATTAAAAGAATTATGTTAAAATGTACATATAATCTGAATTTGAATATGTGCAATTTTGATTCTGAACACGAGTATGCAATTGCCGGTATGTAGATTCAGAATATGTACACTAGTATGCAATATTCTAACAAATATAATAATAagagtttagagatagagaatattgcacacgacgattatagtggtttggcttatatcaagcctatgtccactcttCCACTACGATAGTCGATTGACTGGTTTCCACTAAATCAATTAACGGAGGTTTATAACAAGTGATGATACTCTCTTTGATAGATTGCACTATCttttctcaatcactcttacaaagCCTCTCAATCATTGTCGTACAAAGCCCACGAGGACAAGtatgaatctgaataactcTAGCACCTTTGAATTTATGATTCTAATCCTATACAATAGTATCACCAtggatctccttttatacttcttCACCCCCCAACTAACAATTGGataggtcttcaaaggatcgctcttcaatcgcTGATTGAACGCCATCAATCTTAATTGAACAAGACTATATCTAAAGAGAATTGGTGACCGTTGGTGTTGAATCTGAACCCCTCGGATTCGGTTGCCCCTACAACTCAATCTTCCGTTTCCATAAgtggagttcttcaaatattgaagtTTTCTTGTCCCATGAAATGTAATTTCCAATTAAGGATATTCTATCAATCATGCTATAGAATAATCCTATCAatcaaaaattataaacttcCATAAATACCTTAGCAAGAACGGACATATGTTAGACGTGGGTCTTGAGAATCTGGAATATATCTCGCAGCTTCTAAACAATCTTCAGAAAACAGAAGTAGTCTTACGTATCCGAATACTTCGTTGTGTTTGAACAGTCTTCATAAACGAAACCAGTCTTGAGCTCCATCTTTTGGTCCCTCTAAGCATATTGGCAATTGCGGCTCTACCTTGTTATTCACCTATCCAAGACCCTTCCAAGCTTTATCAAACTTTTCATTTtaggcttgttcaccttctacttaGGTACCTCAAACTTGTAGACACCTCTATATGTAATGCCTTGTTCACCGTTGACAAATAACTTACAACCTTCGGGCGTTCTGTTAATGCATCATTTGCATAACGGCTTATGCTTCTTTAACCTGGTTCTACTCAACTCGTAAACACACTagtatcttttgattttttgtcaTATTCAAAACATTATAAGGATTTTCTCTAACAGAACCAAAAGTAGTTTATCCCTGTCATTTGGGCGGTTGATTTCTAGAGCGGCAAGCTACTAATAATGAGCATCATCTGTCCACGTAGATTTAGAGGAAATGGTTCAACAGGTAATGGCGTTTCAAGGTCAGTAAGAAATGAATGCTAGCTTTTTCACATGAATGGGCTCATGTAGAGCACATATCGAGCAGGATGGGCAGGAATGAATGCCGACATTGGTTGTTGAGTCGAGATGGAGTGCACGAATCCGTGGCAGTAAGAAAAAACCATGGCGATGCACTTTGTCTTGTTCTCTTTTGGAGTTATATGTGGAAAAAACCAAGTGATCTAAGGATTAGCTAGTGGCTTACGTTATACACAGCTTGGGACTTTTCCTTCTCATAATGAATGGTGAAAAGAAGTGCCCATACCCAACTCACTTTCGCGTCCTTCATTTAATATCGCAAACTAGAGAAATTATGCAATTGGTCTTAAAGCTATTCTACGGATAtcaacctttcaattttacGGGTGCGTTTGTTTCCACGAAAGTGTTTTTCGGACTTTCACTCCTTTGATTTctcgaaaatgacttagtcaactGCAAACATTTTCCGATCAACGAAAagttcatgcataaaattaggaaagtgaatcgTTAAATCTAAATATGTAAAAACTCTTTTCAAAATTACTCATttcaatgtattttttttataatttcgatATTTTgcattttacaatttttattcttttattttattttatttatcttttatctttctcttcttcctccatcggcTACGGACATGAGCTCGGGAGCTCAAGCTCGCCGATGGCCGCCTCCAGCCGATCGCGgtggagggagaaagaaaaagaattaaaataaaaataatctaaaaattcatttttcttagcATGAGATAAAGTCaagagattgaaatcatttttcaaatgacatCCAAACACTAGAAAACGTTTTCAGTCATGTATCACCAAATATAGAAAAGCtaaccattttcttgaaaaataatttccccataaagcaatttcatttttcatgaagttTCCCCCCAACCAAACGCACCCTagaatttagtcctaaacatttacGCAAAAGtttaatgtagtcattccggccaatttCGTTGAATTATTGcacaaagatttaagactaaattgacaaaattgaaaaattttatgaccgaattgatatccatacaatgaatttagcattgatttggtaattttttcctcaCAAGTTGGTAGGCTGAGCGACTTGTTGTGTACCTACATAGTAAGTATGACTTATagttacatatatatttttccaTCATGATCATTGATCAGCTTGGCTTCACATGTAGTTCTCATGTGAACAATGGCTTTAATTTGGTCCATTCCAGAGTTTGGGATTAAGTACACCATAAGTGCTAAAACTTAtatacggcactcactttagtgccaaaattctcaaaataatcacttaagtgtcaatttttttgagaaacgatcactttaatgccaaaactttcaaaacgatcacttaagaatcaattttttttaaaaacgctcACTTGAGTACCAATTCCATCGAGTTACGCctactcaaatattaataaaaaataagtcaCGTTAAATTTCCGGCGAGCTACGTCGGCTCAAATCAGAGTTGGTCCCGAAGtgagcgtttttcaaaaaatttagtacttaagtaatcgttttgaaagctTTAGTGCTAAAATGAGCATcatacataagttttggcacttataaTGTACTTTTAGCACTAGAGTTTGTTAATTTATTAATATGAGTTTCAGTTCATCGTTCTCTATATTGGGGGGACGCTTGCGCAGACCCTGGTTCATGAACCCAAGCACGTGACAGCCGTTGATCATGTGAGACCAACTTTTGGGGCCCGCATAATCAACAAAGGGAGACCTTTCCATAATGATTTGATTAACCATTTCCAGACCAGTTTCTATTCCGCAGAGAAGAGCTTCTGGCAATGTCATCATGGTCCTAGAAATCATCCATTTTATGAACTCTAccatcgtaaaaaaaaaaaaaaaggaaagagaaagagaaatagtCTCGTTCCCATAAAAATCTACTCAGAAATGGTGTATGATAGAAAGAAATAGAATTTTATCAAACGGTTTTCCACCTTCTGAATAATTAGATTAAGCTCGTCAAGGGTTGCAATTTCTAGGAATTCCTTCATTGTCTTCTCGACAATGGCATAATTGAAGTGATTCAAGCCCTCTCGTGGCCTTAGACAAGACGATCCGCTTTCCCCTTTTATCTCTTCATCATCCGCATGGAATCTCTTAGCCATATTGTCAAAGAGCGATGCCGTATTGATCACTGGAAATCCATCAGAAAGTGTAGGATTTGATAGGGATATTAAGTCGTTGACTTAATATTATGTGGGTTGTCGGTCCTCGGAATTTAACTTCGGCCGACCCAGGAGCGCATTCATATTAGGAGGCCAAACGTGAGTTGACTTCACAACAGAGTTGCCAACTTTGACTTGCTGACTAAGGCTGTGAATGCTTCGTTTTAGTCGTGCATTCAGACGGCGCGGCAGATCCAAGATCTTTTAGATTAGACCAACTaaatataatattttgataaaaatcttGCGGGGCGTGAGATATAGAAAAACACTAGGAAAATGCTTTGCAAGTATGATTTATTATTAGGAATatgaaatggaaaatgaaaaaacaaaaataagatctGATGGAGCACCTGTTAGCCACGATTCCGGCAGGCCCCACCGACTGAAATCGCGACACGTGCCCTGCTTCCCTAGCATATCACTTGTGATATCCACGTATGAAAGCCACATCATAATTAATAAGCATCACTCCACCATAGAGCAAATTTATTCAGCTATTACACACACATGACATCATGTTACAGTTAATTTGCATCGCATTGCACACAAAGCACAAGACATTACTAGCACAATTAGTAGATAATAAAGGGATCGACATATACTAAGGTGGCcccatttttgttttctccttaAGCTTTGTGAGGGTGAAGCCGGACGGGGAGCCCCTTCGCGGGCATAGGCATCGGGTCGACGACAATCTTCTCGTCGGCGAGCAGCTTCTCCCACTTGAACCTCTTGACCAGGTTGTGCATGAACACGAGTATTTCCAGGCGAGCGTACTCTTTCCCTGGGCACATTCTAGGACCTCCCCCGAATGGTACGTACGTGTACGGAGCGGGCCCCTTCCCATCGAATCTTGATGGGTCGAACTTCTCTGGCTCTGGGAAGTACGCTGCATTCCTATGTGTTGAGTGTGCGCTCCAGTATAACTGCGATTTTTATGAGAAATGTTTAGTCGCAGTTTGACGCTTTTGGGATTTTAATTATCCAAAGCATGCGATTTGCAACGTGCAAGGCGGGGCCCAccacttgtttcttttttcctttcttgataATCAAGAAGAATGGGCATAGAGATCCGGATACCTTGTTCCACTTTCTCTTATGGATGTTCTCGCATTGTTATCGGCATCGACTATAAATTATGTCTATGTTTTTATctggttagagagagagagagagtgaatagCTCACCTTCCACCCCTTTGGAATGGAGAAGCCATTGAAGACGAAGTCGTTGATGGCTTCCCTGAATGCGCCTTGGAGAGGAGGGGCGAGCCTCATGACTTCACAAGCCACATTCCACGAATACCGCATCTTCTGAAGGTCGTCCCAGTTCAACAGCTCGCCTGGAGCTTTCGATTTTGCGATCTCCATTTgctctgcaaaaaaaaaaaaaaaatcactaagtCACTGTCATACAATATATCTATATGCTACATATACTAAGCTATTGAATATCATAATCTGAAGATGAGAACACTTATGACGTTATTCTGTTGTCGTGCGGCACGTCAAGCTCACGGCCTGCTTATTATGATATGATAATTATGACGATCATCACTAGAACAAAATCTGGTAAGAAATGTGTTCATAGTTATAAATGATACGTGGAAGAAATTGAAAGGTGGACGGTCCAATCAAGAGGGTAGGAATAAATCTCGTTCATTTAATGCCACCCCTCAAACCTAATTAAATGGCCGCATAATAGGGGTTGGTGGTTGGACCATAAAATAAACTAGAAAGATACGTAGATTCACGTggcgttgatttttttttttttttggttattaagACATTGAATTTAGTATAGtcattaatagaaaaaaaattaagcatgCTACAAAACAATATCAATattagaaatcatttttttcctgtttttatGAAATTCTTTTTAGTTTTGGACTTAGATGGATGCGGTTgatatatgactttttttggacTCTCTTAAATGATTCCGTGATGAAGTGGTGATAAAAGTTTGTACATGCATGTTAACCCTCTAGATAAAAAAATCTTCCATCCTTGTACCGTGTCCACCCACCGATGTCTCGACAAATTTAGATGTTGGTTTATTCAGAAAATGCGAAAGAAAATCACAtccacataaaataaaataaaaattataccaGATCGCGGAGCGaaagttttttcttgttttgctgtTGTAGAGTAACAATATATTGAAGGTCTACCGTCCAATTTGTCATTACTCCAGTCGTCAGAGTCCTAATTCCTTGTGTCTATGAAAAGTGAAAAGTGCGATCTTGGCTAACCTAGTCGATCAAGATATCTTTGTGGTCTATAATCTTTAAATTCATCACATACATATATAATAGTTTACTTGACTAAATAATGTTGACTTGAAAGCTTTGGAGTTTTCTCAAAACACAAACCCTCAAGTAATTCGCTACCAATCAGTCTCCCTATCTTGCGAATATGACTTTCTTTTGTTCCCTTCACGTCTTAATAATAtagtaaaaataaaacaaagactTCAtgcataaataaataacatCTTCGCGAGATTTTCCCAAGAATAACACGCGTTTCATAATTCTGACAGCTTCAGGTATACGTGCGGACGGATTCAAATAATTGGTGCCAGAAGAATATGGAAGGAAAAATTTTTGGAACGTACCGTTGTAAACTCCATCGTAGACTTCAGGAAGCTCAGCGAGATACTTGACGATGAAAGTGCAAGCAGCGCTCGCCGTGTCGTGCCCGCCGACCAACAACCCTAGGATCTTGTCGGCGATGTCGAGCTCCTTCATGTGCTTACCGTCTTCGTCCGTCGCCAAGAGCATGTGTGACAGTATGTCCTGCGTCGCCGAGGCCTTCCCCTCGGCCAGATCGATCTTCCTCTGCTTGATAATCGCCCTCAGTTCCTTCCTGATGAAGTTGGAAGCGTGCTTCGCGCGGTTCAGCGGTGTCCCTGGCAGGTCGATCGGCACCGAGAACATCCCGGAGGCCAGGACGTTGAACGGGTCGGCGAACTTGGCAACGTGGTCCGGGTCCTCGACGCTCATGAACAAGCGGCAGGCCAGCCAGAAGGTGTACCTCTTGGCGAGAGGGAACACGACGATCTCAACCTTGCCCTCCCACCCCATGGCGAAGTGCCGCTGGGCGATATGGTCCATTATTCCGATGTACCTGTTAAGAATCCAATCCAAAACGTCAAGCCATTAGGTAAAGAgagaccaatatatatatatatatataagctcCGTAGATAAGCGATATGAAATATTTAACGGTACCTTTGGAGTGCCTCGGGCTTCATGAAGTTGGGGAGcatcttcctcatcttcttcgcCTCCTCCTTGGAGGAGGTCTGGGTGGAGGAAGGAAAGACCTTGTTGATGGAGTCGGGCCACCATGCGGTGACGAGCTTGTTCTCGTTGGAGAAGAGGAACTTGTTGCCGGCGGCGCCGCAGAGGACGGCGGTTGGCTCGGCGAGTAGGGAGGTCTTGAAGATCTCGGAGGAGTAGCGGGCGATGCGGTCGAAGATGAACTTCTCGGGGTGGCCCTTCCACCCGGAGGACAGGAACTCCAGGGTCTCCCCGATGAAAGGGAGCCCGGCCTTGCCCGGCGGGAGGTTGGCACCGGCAAAGTGGGCGATGTGCCGGtaggtgatgaagaagagggagagggtgacGAAAGagacgaagaggaggaggagggagaggtaGAAGTGATCCATGGTTCGTTTTGAGCTATGGTTAGGGAGTTCCGTGGGGTGTTTTATAGAGGGGAGCGTTCGGTTGTGAACATTTGCAATCGTTGATAGTCAAACAAGGCATGCTCAAGGGAAATTCACGTTTACACTTTAGTGGTCAAGTCATAGCTGGAATTGCTTTTCTTGTCCAAGTGGGTCGACAGGTCCTCTTTTGTGTCTTGATCTTTAACTAAATGAATTCAAGGAAAATTCATTTACAATAaagttttctaaaattttgataTAACAACTAAGACATGTAGGTTCCTAGTAAGGATTTTGTCGGAAGTGCGTAGCAGAAATCCGATATTTTCACCACGTGAGATtgtcaagagggagcccaaattCAAACCCGTCAATATACTCAATTAGAcctaccttcactcaaaaacttaagtcaatgagttataggCCAACTAATATATATTTAACTTATCTACACCACATCGATTCTCTactatgtgatttttttaacacgactcactcacacgtgcatcctatcGGGTTTGCCATGTTATATTTTGGAGGATTTATACCGCAAAGTAATATTTGTACGCCTAACTCCCCCcttattgcaaaaaaaaaaaaaaaaaaatcctgttTAAACCAATAGCGGACATAATTAGATGTCAATAATTCTTTAAAATTCGAAGTCCAAGCAAAGTTGGCCAGCTGTCTTATGTTGATATATTGAGTGAGCTTTGTAATAATTCAACACTCAAGAAATCGACAATAATAGTATAGATTAGCAAAGCGGTTCATTTGCTTTCGCATTGATAGATAGAGAAACGTAATTGCTGACCTTGTCTTTCGGATCATTTCACACcgtttttttttctgattatagACGAAAGCTTTTTCGATTGGCTAACTTTCAATCTAATTCAAATCATCGTGCTGAGTAATTTGTTGTATGCTATAGTAATCTCAATAAAGAGAATAATATGCTAATGTCTTAGGTCGCCCCATGCACGAGTTTGGTTGGAGATAGAGGtggatgaatttttttcttttttaatacgGAAACTGGCATATGAATTTCTAAAGTAGAGTATGTACAACAGGAAAGTTGGAGACATGTAAGTGAACTATAAAGGGATATAAATGATGGAGCTTGGGTCATTGAATGGGTGCCCaccatgtcttttttttttggtcgaagcccACCATGTTCGAATGTCAACTTTATAATTCAGCTATATTTGTACTTCGGAAGGTGGCTATGATTGTCATGTACGTCTGTATTTCTATTACCACGTGGTCACAttatttttcagccaaaataaTGTCATATTTATTACACTTAAGTCACATGGACGTTATGTTgactaaattttgattgatggtaaatatgtcatataaTTAGAAGTTTAAAATTTATGGTGCTATCAGGAAAAAgatttaaggtaaatgtgttgTTGTGGGcacaatttggagtttttggtgtctttttaaccaaaaaaaaaaaagaaattgcaaaactATTTTATTACAAGTCGTATGTTTTCGTTTTGTaagtgttgacacttaaaataatccaagaaagactcgtgacaagcacgtgagggagcgATAATCAGATTCAGGAAGGAACATTGAAGCAATGTACGTGCCAATCAAAAAGGTgtcacgtgtcggggtaaattctggcgctACTTCCTTCCCGAGCAAGAAAAGTGCGCGGAAgggggccacgatcgaagcggttggcggtaatccccacgaatgaccctttttggaaaacgaacggattaagttcgataaaagattctcgcgtgaGTAACCCTTTTTAGGccatagtcattttgggcctagaacccataaccaacaaagccccgtcgaaggatttcaacgcgcaccaatcttttttggcacgcccggtgggacaattggtgtcggttcgagagaagtgctatgccacgca
This genomic interval from Rhodamnia argentea isolate NSW1041297 chromosome 4, ASM2092103v1, whole genome shotgun sequence contains the following:
- the LOC115749644 gene encoding beta-amyrin 28-monooxygenase-like, whose protein sequence is MDHFYLSLLLLFVSFVTLSLFFITYRHIAHFAGANLPPGKAGLPFIGETLEFLSSGWKGHPEKFIFDRIARYSSEIFKTSLLAEPTAVLCGAAGNKFLFSNENKLVTAWWPDSINKVFPSSTQTSSKEEAKKMRKMLPNFMKPEALQRYIGIMDHIAQRHFAMGWEGKVEIVVFPLAKRYTFWLACRLFMSVEDPDHVAKFADPFNVLASGMFSVPIDLPGTPLNRAKHASNFIRKELRAIIKQRKIDLAEGKASATQDILSHMLLATDEDGKHMKELDIADKILGLLVGGHDTASAACTFIVKYLAELPEVYDGVYNEQMEIAKSKAPGELLNWDDLQKMRYSWNVACEVMRLAPPLQGAFREAINDFVFNGFSIPKGWKLYWSAHSTHRNAAYFPEPEKFDPSRFDGKGPAPYTYVPFGGGPRMCPGKEYARLEILVFMHNLVKRFKWEKLLADEKIVVDPMPMPAKGLPVRLHPHKA